The candidate division KSB1 bacterium genome includes a region encoding these proteins:
- the lepB gene encoding signal peptidase I: MNRKSIIQTTDPSKKQKPKNKNIFREYSEAILFALVAALILRIFVVQAFRIPTGSMEDTLLVGDFLLVNKFIYGVRTPDKIPFINVRIPWVRLPGFKDPERGDVVVFKYPENPDQDYIKRCIAVGGDTLEIKNKKIYINGKYVEYPPHSKLLSNTLPPNYPEAGIKPAGAGNKDNYGPVVVPENHYFMMGDNRDNSLDSRYWGFLPEENIVGEALIIYFSWDKTAKFYQLFKMIRWGRIANIIR, from the coding sequence ATGAATCGAAAATCGATTATACAGACTACCGATCCATCCAAAAAGCAAAAGCCAAAAAACAAAAATATATTTAGAGAATATAGCGAAGCGATTTTATTCGCTTTGGTAGCAGCTTTAATTTTAAGAATTTTTGTAGTGCAAGCATTTCGAATTCCAACCGGATCTATGGAAGACACTTTATTGGTCGGTGATTTCCTCCTGGTTAATAAATTTATCTATGGTGTAAGAACTCCGGATAAGATACCATTTATCAATGTTAGAATCCCCTGGGTACGATTACCTGGATTTAAAGACCCCGAGCGGGGTGATGTTGTTGTGTTTAAATACCCGGAAAACCCGGATCAGGATTATATCAAACGCTGCATTGCCGTTGGCGGAGATACTTTAGAAATCAAGAATAAGAAAATCTACATCAATGGCAAGTATGTTGAATACCCGCCACATTCAAAGCTGTTATCTAATACCCTACCCCCCAATTATCCGGAAGCCGGAATTAAACCGGCTGGAGCCGGAAACAAAGATAATTACGGTCCAGTGGTTGTGCCTGAAAATCATTACTTTATGATGGGGGATAACCGCGACAACAGTCTTGACAGCCGTTACTGGGGATTTCTCCCTGAAGAAAACATCGTTGGAGAAGCGCTGATCATCTATTTCTCATGGGATAAGACCGCCAAATTTTACCAGCTATTTAAAATGATTCGCTGGGGACGGATAGCGAATATTATTCGATAG
- the hemW gene encoding radical SAM family heme chaperone HemW encodes MNATEIGLYLHIPFCDHICGYCDFFTVYRKTSSSVYERFTNALIREIELRADENWGKQKIKTIYFGGGTPSILKTSQLGKILKTISTKFDTSTLAECSIEINPGTTTLEDLLAYQQMGINRASFGVQAFQDDVLKSADRIHDASQAISAIRLAQKAGFMNISLDLMFGIPGQSKQDWRHSLRKAIELNVQHISLYNLTYEKGTPFFKQKQNGTLNPVEEETEEWFYEYAVDEMENSLFQRYEISNFSLPGFKSKHNSNYWDLVPYLGVGPSAHSFDGQRRFWNVNHFLKYLRNLEGDEIPVAKTEHLTEIMNLQEWIFLQLRQVKGFSFTDLKDRFDISVSDWKKELSGQFGPDWQKWIKIDIHTLSLTKEGMRVSESIYPVIVDWFEEIFN; translated from the coding sequence ATGAATGCCACTGAAATCGGCCTCTACCTGCATATCCCATTCTGCGATCACATCTGCGGTTATTGTGATTTCTTTACGGTTTATCGTAAAACCAGCAGCAGCGTTTATGAACGATTTACAAATGCCTTAATCCGGGAAATCGAACTGCGGGCAGATGAAAATTGGGGTAAGCAAAAAATCAAAACCATCTACTTTGGCGGTGGGACTCCATCTATTCTTAAAACCAGCCAGTTAGGAAAAATTCTCAAAACCATCTCAACAAAATTCGACACAAGCACATTAGCCGAATGCAGTATCGAAATAAACCCGGGGACCACAACGTTGGAAGATCTGCTAGCTTATCAACAAATGGGAATCAATCGGGCTAGCTTTGGTGTGCAGGCATTTCAAGATGATGTTCTAAAATCTGCTGATCGAATTCATGACGCATCACAGGCAATCTCAGCAATCCGGCTGGCACAAAAAGCTGGTTTTATGAATATCAGTTTGGATTTAATGTTTGGTATTCCCGGTCAATCCAAACAAGATTGGCGGCATAGCCTTCGAAAAGCAATTGAATTGAACGTTCAACACATTTCTCTCTACAACCTGACCTATGAAAAAGGAACGCCTTTCTTCAAACAAAAACAAAACGGCACCCTAAATCCTGTTGAGGAAGAAACCGAGGAATGGTTTTATGAATATGCAGTTGATGAAATGGAAAATAGTTTATTTCAACGCTACGAAATTTCTAACTTCTCCCTGCCTGGTTTTAAAAGCAAGCACAATTCAAATTATTGGGATCTGGTCCCGTACCTGGGTGTTGGACCGTCGGCACACTCATTCGATGGCCAGCGGCGATTTTGGAATGTGAACCATTTTTTAAAATACCTCCGGAACCTGGAAGGTGATGAAATTCCGGTAGCAAAGACTGAGCATTTAACGGAGATAATGAACCTGCAAGAATGGATTTTCCTGCAGTTGCGCCAGGTAAAAGGATTCAGCTTTACAGATTTAAAAGATCGTTTTGATATCTCAGTTTCGGATTGGAAAAAAGAACTTTCCGGGCAATTTGGCCCTGACTGGCAAAAGTGGATCAAGATCGATATCCATACTTTGTCCCTGACCAAAGAAGGAATGCGGGTGAGTGAATCGATTTACCCGGTTATTGTGGATTGGTTCGAGGAGATTTTTAACTAA